GCAGCCGTAACTTTAGATCATCGACAAACGGAGCTCCGGCATGAATGTCCCCAATGACGGCGATGCGAAGTCCATGAAGGTCACTCGGCCAGTTGTTGATTTGAATTGCCTGTTGATTGACGACGAGACGATTGGGCTCAATGAGGAAACCCCAGATTTCGCACAACAAAACTGCGAGCAGGAAAAGCCCCACAGCAACACGTAGTCGCCTTCGCCACAATTGACGACGGCTGGTTTCAACCGTGCCGGGTAAGGGCCTGAGTGCCTGAAACAGAAAGAACAGAAGGCCAATAAGAATTGCGATTGCGACTACGTAGGCCAGGTTTATCATCTGAGATTGGCACGGAGCGCATGACTTGCTGCATTAGCCTGCAAACTAGAAGCGAAATCCCTCTGCTAGTCGTCAGTACTCTCTTTTGGAAAGTATTCACGCCAGCGACGATCGACTAGTTCCGCAATGTCGTCGCGAACGATGAGTTCATCAGGCAGCGACGGTTTCTTGCGAGCGTCAATCATTATCGGTGCTTGATAAGAAAGATGATGCCGGACGACTCTCGTCTCAGCAGCGTGGATATCCCCAGCGGGTTCAAAGCGCGTCCACGTTGACCAAAGGAAGGCTGTCGGCGATTTTGCGACGCTGGCATCGTCATGAAGTACGACTAAAGGCCAATCCGCAAAAGCGGGATCACTGGCAAGACGCGCTGCCTGTTCCTTGTCTTCCAGATACGGTTGGCCTTGAACGACGAGGCATCCGCCGCAAAAAACCTCCGCGCCTGAGACTCCGTGAGGCAGTTCGCCGCGGAACTCGCGCGGCAAGTCACGGACGGCGTCACCTAATCCCATCAGAATTGCCTTGCTGCCTTTGTTGACCGTGCCGCTGGTGTAGTCCAACGTGTCCATCGAAGTGTTCGCGAAGATGAAGAGGTCGCTCTCCCACTTCACACGCGCCAGCACGTGCTCCAACACGCGGGGAAAATCAGGCAAGTCAATGTCTGAGTCGGTGAGGATGAGGAATTTCGTCAGCGCTAACTGGCCTTCACCGAGAATCCGGAAGCCGTGCATGAGCGCCTCGCGCGCGTAACGTTCGCTGACAACGGCGGCTGCCAGCGAATGGAATCCAGTCTCGCCGTAACTCCACAGGTCGCGCACGCCGGGCATTACTAATGGAAACAGCGGCGCCAGAAGCGACTGCAAATAGTCGCCGATGAAAAAGTCTTCCTGCCGCGGCTTGCCCACGACCGTCGCCGGATAAATGGCATTACGCCGGTGGTAGATCGCGTCGCAATGAAACACCGGGTATTCGTGTTCGAGTGAGTAGTAACCGTAGTGATCTCCGAAGGGTCCCTCCAGTCGGCGCTCGTGTGGCGGGGCGTTTCCGACCAGCGCGAACTCGGCTTCGGCAATTAATCGATGCGCGGCATCGCGCGCCTGAGTCACTTTCAGTTTCTCGCCTTGCAACAGCGACGCGAGCATCAACTCGGGAACGTTTTCAGGCAAAGGCGCAATCGCCGAAACCAGCAAAGCCGGCGGACCGCCGAGAAAGACCGTCACCGGCAGCGACTGGCCCAGATGTTCCGCCGCTCGATAATGAAACCCGCCGCCCTTTTGAATTTGCCAATGCAAACCGGCGGTCTCAGCGTCGTAAACCTGCATGCGATAGATGCCCAGGTTGTGCTGCTTCGTGGCCGGATGTTCCGTGTAAACCAACGGCAGCGTGATGAATGGCCCTCCGTCCTCCTGCCACGTGGTGATAACGGGCAGGCGATCGAGTTGAGCCGGTTGAATTACGTTCTCGGTGACCGCTGCGCGCGAAACCTTTCGCGTTCCCAATCTCAGAAACTCGAGGCCCAGCTTCCGATGACGCCAGAGCTTTCCGGCATTGGGAGGAATCAAAGTCTCCGCGACCCCGACCATCTCCTTAACAAACTCTTCCGGACGTCTTCCAAAGGCGAGCTCAATTCTCTTCTGGGTGCCGAAAAGGTTTGTGACGACTGGAAAGCTGCTTCCCTTCAC
The nucleotide sequence above comes from Pyrinomonadaceae bacterium. Encoded proteins:
- a CDS encoding menaquinone biosynthesis decarboxylase; translated protein: MHRNLRSFLDLLRRENDLLTIETEVDPYLELAEIHRRVIERGGPALLFQRVKGSSFPVVTNLFGTQKRIELAFGRRPEEFVKEMVGVAETLIPPNAGKLWRHRKLGLEFLRLGTRKVSRAAVTENVIQPAQLDRLPVITTWQEDGGPFITLPLVYTEHPATKQHNLGIYRMQVYDAETAGLHWQIQKGGGFHYRAAEHLGQSLPVTVFLGGPPALLVSAIAPLPENVPELMLASLLQGEKLKVTQARDAAHRLIAEAEFALVGNAPPHERRLEGPFGDHYGYYSLEHEYPVFHCDAIYHRRNAIYPATVVGKPRQEDFFIGDYLQSLLAPLFPLVMPGVRDLWSYGETGFHSLAAAVVSERYAREALMHGFRILGEGQLALTKFLILTDSDIDLPDFPRVLEHVLARVKWESDLFIFANTSMDTLDYTSGTVNKGSKAILMGLGDAVRDLPREFRGELPHGVSGAEVFCGGCLVVQGQPYLEDKEQAARLASDPAFADWPLVVLHDDASVAKSPTAFLWSTWTRFEPAGDIHAAETRVVRHHLSYQAPIMIDARKKPSLPDELIVRDDIAELVDRRWREYFPKESTDD